From the genome of Halococcus salifodinae DSM 8989, one region includes:
- a CDS encoding cytochrome P450, whose protein sequence is MSTSPPGPQDLPLLGNTHRYSRDPFSFIETLTRSYNGLSTFTLGTEQTYLVTDPKEIERILVSEDSKFRKSQTIRSGSIDDLLGDGLLMSGGDFWQRQNQRAQPAFAPARVMNFGKEISGYAERMMSGWNDGDVIEIDSSMAQITVKVIVSVMFGTELDDRTTEKVQNTLEPLGEMFEPKPAQFLLPEWVPTPDRIEFDNAVDSLEDILDSLVDERKGTEDGEMDLLSILLRAQSDVDEVTEELVRDELMTMLLAGHDSTALSLTYTWYLLSQNPETERRVHDEIDEVLGDESPTASDVRDLDLTERVIQEAMRLYPPVYTIFREPAEPIRIGGYRIPKGALVMLPQWGVHRDPRWYDDPESFDPDRWTSDRASGRPNYSYFPFGGGPRHCIGKHLSMLEAQIIVATVAQNYRLRLAPEQRSTLELAPSLTMHPSDPIQMEVKKR, encoded by the coding sequence ATGAGCACCTCGCCACCCGGCCCGCAGGACCTCCCACTGTTGGGTAACACTCACCGCTACTCCCGTGATCCATTTTCGTTCATCGAGACACTCACCCGGAGTTACAACGGTCTTTCGACGTTTACCCTCGGAACCGAACAGACGTACCTTGTTACGGATCCAAAAGAGATTGAGCGGATACTGGTAAGTGAAGATTCGAAGTTTCGGAAATCACAAACTATCCGATCAGGCAGCATCGATGACCTACTCGGCGACGGACTCCTGATGAGTGGTGGTGATTTCTGGCAGCGCCAAAACCAGCGTGCTCAACCGGCGTTTGCGCCTGCTCGCGTCATGAACTTCGGCAAGGAAATCAGCGGATATGCCGAGCGTATGATGAGTGGTTGGAATGACGGGGATGTCATTGAGATCGATTCTTCGATGGCTCAGATCACAGTAAAAGTAATCGTTTCAGTGATGTTTGGTACTGAGCTCGACGACCGAACAACCGAAAAAGTGCAGAACACACTCGAACCGCTAGGGGAGATGTTCGAGCCGAAGCCGGCGCAGTTCCTCCTTCCCGAATGGGTGCCGACACCTGATCGTATCGAATTTGATAATGCGGTGGACAGCCTTGAGGATATACTCGATTCGCTCGTTGACGAACGGAAAGGAACCGAAGACGGCGAGATGGACCTACTATCGATCCTGCTGCGTGCTCAAAGTGACGTTGACGAAGTGACTGAAGAGCTCGTCCGAGACGAACTTATGACGATGCTTCTTGCTGGTCACGATAGTACGGCGCTGTCACTCACTTACACCTGGTATCTACTATCCCAGAATCCTGAAACCGAGCGTCGTGTCCACGACGAGATTGACGAGGTTCTGGGTGATGAGTCCCCCACGGCCAGTGACGTGCGCGACTTGGACCTCACCGAGCGGGTGATTCAGGAGGCCATGCGGCTGTATCCGCCGGTCTATACGATCTTTCGCGAACCTGCCGAGCCGATTCGAATCGGTGGGTACAGGATTCCGAAGGGCGCACTCGTGATGCTTCCGCAGTGGGGTGTCCACCGTGATCCGCGCTGGTACGACGACCCGGAGTCATTCGACCCGGACCGATGGACAAGCGACCGTGCGAGTGGGCGACCGAACTACTCATATTTCCCGTTTGGCGGCGGTCCGCGTCACTGTATCGGGAAGCATCTCTCGATGCTTGAAGCTCAAATCATCGTTGCCACAGTTGCTCAGAACTACCGGCTTCGACTCGCTCCAGAACAGAGATCGACACTCGAATTAGCTCCCTCGCTCACGATGCACCCGTCTGACCCGATTCAGATGGAAGTGAAAAAGCGCTAG
- a CDS encoding transcriptional regulator FilR1 domain-containing protein, producing MSKAEEVGTQQDETILLVAAGARETRINIPQAMALMRDVPVEVSEMANLFDVTEKTARNLFDRLESHKILLPSPDGARLTGYGHMIAREQQRALDELTTRTLSKFAASDTLSAILRALQEGPLRKSELSETCNISRRTRRDMCDSLIQEDWIAYEAGQYKLLSLGETKLSIYKGFEEAIELISSRKDFVLRLEDLAQEFPTAALRETRMATGEFGSPHAVLTLLEDQTDLDVDSLRGIQQVYSPQLIDAYDPLVPKGKEIELIIDQTVYRKATKITNLHHLKRAGKFANFRMQIYPESISFGLGMFGDKKVLVGAYSEHEPYNAAILGSNDELMDWTTQKYEEVRQESQTPSERFWDWLL from the coding sequence ATGAGTAAGGCTGAGGAGGTGGGAACTCAGCAAGATGAAACGATACTGCTGGTAGCAGCAGGAGCCAGGGAAACGAGAATCAATATCCCACAAGCAATGGCTCTGATGAGGGACGTTCCTGTTGAGGTTTCAGAAATGGCGAACCTGTTTGATGTGACTGAGAAGACGGCGCGTAATCTATTTGACCGGCTTGAATCCCACAAGATTCTATTACCATCACCGGATGGAGCCCGTCTCACTGGATACGGTCACATGATCGCTCGCGAGCAACAACGAGCGTTGGATGAACTCACTACGAGGACCCTTTCGAAATTCGCTGCGAGCGATACTTTGTCCGCGATCCTTCGAGCGCTCCAGGAAGGGCCGCTACGAAAGAGCGAACTCAGTGAGACCTGTAACATATCTCGGCGGACGAGACGAGATATGTGTGACAGCCTTATTCAAGAAGACTGGATAGCGTACGAAGCCGGTCAATACAAACTCTTGTCGCTCGGGGAAACAAAGCTATCAATCTACAAAGGTTTTGAGGAGGCAATAGAACTCATTTCCAGTCGGAAGGATTTCGTTCTACGGCTCGAAGATCTCGCTCAGGAGTTTCCAACAGCCGCACTCCGTGAAACAAGAATGGCTACTGGTGAATTTGGTAGCCCGCACGCTGTTCTCACTCTATTAGAAGACCAGACGGATCTCGATGTAGACTCTCTCCGGGGCATTCAGCAAGTCTACTCGCCCCAACTGATTGATGCATATGATCCCTTAGTCCCAAAAGGGAAAGAAATCGAGCTAATCATCGACCAGACTGTCTATCGAAAAGCGACGAAGATAACAAATCTCCACCATCTGAAAAGAGCAGGGAAGTTTGCCAACTTCCGAATGCAGATTTATCCTGAAAGCATTTCTTTCGGGTTAGGGATGTTTGGAGATAAGAAGGTGTTGGTTGGTGCCTACAGCGAGCATGAGCCGTATAATGCTGCAATCCTTGGATCGAACGACGAACTCATGGACTGGACTACACAGAAATATGAGGAAGTGCGACAAGAGTCTCAAACCCCATCAGAGCGGTTTTGGGACTGGCTACTCTAA
- a CDS encoding winged helix-turn-helix domain-containing protein — translation MEDRYGVTYHPAHLSRKLRAAGMNYAKPRPMDPRRPADAEEILAERLGQALGEDDHEAEEDDPIVLGFFRRSVATAI, via the coding sequence ATCGAAGACCGCTACGGCGTCACGTACCACCCAGCACACCTGAGCCGGAAGCTTCGAGCTGCCGGCATGAACTACGCGAAGCCGCGCCCGATGGATCCGCGTCGGCCTGCCGACGCCGAAGAGATTCTCGCCGAGCGCCTCGGCCAGGCGCTCGGCGAGGACGATCACGAGGCCGAGGAGGATGATCCCATCGTACTGGGCTTCTTTCGACGAAGCGTGGCCACAGCCATTTGA
- a CDS encoding winged helix-turn-helix domain-containing protein, producing MHSLIEDRYGVTYHPAHLSRKLRAAGMNYAKPRPMDPRSSKTATASRTTQHT from the coding sequence ATTCATTCGCTCATCGAAGACCGCTACGGCGTCACGTACCACCCAGCACACCTGAGCCGGAAGCTTCGAGCTGCCGGCATGAACTACGCGAAGCCGCGCCCGATGGATCCNCGCTCATCGAAGACCGCTACGGCGTCACGTACCACCCAGCACACCTGA
- a CDS encoding helix-turn-helix domain-containing protein, producing MKNNRRGLLVRHLSGGELDRAIADAQKADETRLVRRLCYVKNLYAGDTREEAGDRVGISRSTTRRWARA from the coding sequence ATGAAGAACAATCGGCGTGGTCTGTTAGTGAGGCATCTGTCGGGAGGTGAGCTTGATCGAGCGATTGCAGACGCTCAGAAGGCGGACGAGACGCGTCTCGTCCGGCGGCTCTGCTACGTGAAGAATCTCTACGCAGGCGATACGCGCGAGGAAGCGGGCGACCGCGTCGGGATCTCCCGATCCACGACGCGGCGGTGGGCACGCGCGTAG